The Anaerolineae bacterium genomic sequence CAGGGCCGGGTGCGTTTCATCTATCGCACCATGGGCGACTTCATCGGCCAGGAATCCCTGGACGCGGCCGAGGCGGCCTACTGCGCCGGGGAACAAAACCGCTTCTGGGAGTACCATGATATGCTTTTTGTCAACTGGCAGGGGGAGAATGTGGGCTCCTTCGCCCCCGACCGGCTGATGAAGTTCGCCGAAGCCCTAGGGCTGGATATGGACGCTTTCCGCTCCTGCTTCGAGAGCCACACCTATCGCGCCCGCGCGATGAAAGACAAGCAGGACGGCTTCGCCGCCGGGGTGCGCGGCACACCGTCCTTCGTGATCATCGCCCCCGATGGGAGCCAGCAACTTATAGAAGGCGCGTTTCCCTACACGGAGTTCCACAAAGCCATCGAGGAGGCGCTGAAAAAGCAACCCTGAACCCTGAGGTCCGGTCCGGGAAGAAACCCACGGCGCGGCCCCGCATGATCGCGCCGTACTGTTCATCCGGACCTCCAGGCATCCAACCACCCCCAGAAGGGGGTCACCACCCAAAGAGCGCCACCAACAACGGGGCGATCGCCAGCGCAGGCAGCAAATTTCCCGAACGCAACGGCTTGATCTCCAACAAACTGCTCACCGCCAGGGCCAGCAGGATCACCCCGCCGGCCGCCGTCATCTCGTTCATCATGGCCGGGGTGACCACATTCTGCAACTGGGCCGCGCCCAGGGAAAGCCCGCCCTGGTACAGCAACACCGTCAGCGCGGCAAAGAGCACGCCGGGGCCAAAGGTAGAGGCAAAAGCCAGGGCCGCGAACCCATCCATCACCGACTTCACCGCCAGGAGGGAATAATCACCCGTCAGCCCGTCCTGGATGGAACCCAAAATGGCCATCGGCCCCACACAAAACAGCAACGAAGCGGTCAGGAAGCCCCGCACAAAGCGGGAACCTTTCGGGTCAGCGGCCGCTTCGCCGGGCGTGAAGCGTTGCTCCAGCCAGGAGCCCAAGCGACTCAGCCGGGTCTCGATGCGCCACCACTCGCCCAAAATGCCGCCGATGAGCAGGCTGCCCAACACCAGAATGGCGTTCTCGGATTTGAGAAACATTTGCAGCCCCAGGGCCACCGTAAACAGCCCCAGGGCGCCCACCACGGTCTCGCGGACGCGCTCGGGCAACCGCGCCCCGAAAAGTAGCCCCAAGGTGCCGCCGACAAGCACCGTCACCACATTGATGATCGTCCCGGTCATCTCTCTGCCTCGCTCCGCTGAGGATGGGAAAAGGTGGCCCCTGCATCACGCTTTGGCGCGCGTGGTGTCCACCCCGGCGGCCTGATTCTCCAGCAACTCCAACACAAAACACAACGAGGAAAGCCGATTGAGGTAAGCCGCCAGCGCGGGGTTTTCCAGCCCCCCCGCCCGCCACAGGGCCACCACGCGCCGCTCGGCACGGCGCACCACCGTGCGGGCCAGGTCCAAAAAGGCTCCGCCCGGCGAATCCCCGGGCAAGATAAAGGCTTTGGGCGGCGGCACCTCTTCCTCCAGCGCGGCGATCTGCTCCTCCAGCCACGCCACCCGTTCTGCCGTGATGCCGCGAAACCGCGCCTGGTTTTCGGGCGTGGCGGCCACCTCGGCCATCAGGCGGTAGAGGTCGCGCTGCACCTCCAGCAACAACGCGCGGGTCTGCCCGGCTTGGGCATGGGCGCGGGCCACCCCCAACACCGCCGTGACCTCGTCCACCGCTCCAACGGCCTCGATGCGGGGGTCGTCCTTGGGAACCCGTCCCTCCCCCAAAAGGCCCGTGGTACCCTGATCACCGGTTCCTGTGTAGAAAGGACTTTTGGCGTTCATAGGCTCCATTGTAGCATAAGCGCGGCAAGTCACCGCACGGCGTTGAGGAAATCGGCCAGCAGACCGTAAGCCGTGGTGTGCGGACCGGGGTCCTCTTCCACGATGGACAGGTCGCCCAACACATCGGTCTGGAAGGTAACGATGGAAGAGGTGCCCCGAACCCCGAAAAGCGGGGATTCCGGGCCCACCAACTCGGGCCTGACCCGGGCCACTACCCCATCGCCCTCGCGGCGGGCGGAGCAAACCAGTTTCCAGCGCCGCCCCTGGGCCTTGGCCTCGGCTACCATGGCCGTGGTGATGCCCCAAATGCCCTCCCGCTCCACCTGCTGGGGCTTGAGGGGAACGCCCATCAGCACGGTCACCAGGGCGGCCACCTTGACTGCCGCGTCCCACCCGTCCACATCGCCGCTGGGGTCGGTCTCGGCGATGCCGATGGACTGGGCATAGGCCACAGCCTGGTCCAGGGTTTCCCCTTGCTCCTCCATGCGGGTCAGGATCAGGTTGGTGGTGGAGTTGAGGATGCCGCGAAAGGCGCGCAGTTGCGCGGCGGGCAGGGTTTCGCGGAACAGAGAAAAGATGGGCGCGCCGTCCATCACCGCCGACTCGAAGAAAAAGCGCCGGCCCACCTGCTGCGCCAGGGCGGTCAGTTCGCTGTAGGCGTGCACCACCGGCCCTTTATTGGCCGTGATGGCGTGCATCCCCCGTTCCAAAGCCAGCCGCAGGTGGGTCACGGCGGGTTCTCCCGTCTCGTAGTTCACCGGCGTGTTTTCGAAGAGCACCTCGGCCGGCACCTGCTGTACGAAGGCGATGCCGTTAGCGGGGGGCGCGACCGCGCTCAAGGCGTCAAACCGCTCTCCGGCCTCGGCGAGGCGCAAAGCCTCTTCCAGATCGAGCCCGTCCGGGGCGATGGCCGCCCCGTGACGCCCGGTGGCGATGCCGGTGACCACAAAGTCCAGGTTGTAACGCTGGCGCAGTTCGTCGCGCTTGCGCAGGAGCAGACGGGCCAGGGCTTGTCCCACGCTGCCGAAACCGAGCAGAGCAAGACGTACTGTGGGCATGGGGGCCTCCTTGGGTGGAATTGGCGATTGAGGATTGGCGTTGGAGGATTAGCGATTTAGGATTGACGATTTGGGGTTGGCGGTTAGGCAAAGACCTCGTCCACCAGCGTGGCGAATTCGGCGGCCAGGCGGCGGCCGGGGTCGGCGAGCAGGCGCTGACGAAAAACGGCAGCCAGCTGCCGGTAGTAGGCTTCCTGCTGCGCCCTGGGGGCGTTGAACCGCTGCCACAGCGCCTCGCCCACCCAGCGCAAGTCTTCAGCCATGCTGCGCAGGTTGTCCAGTTTGTCGGCCAGGGATAACAACACCACCTCCCGCGGCGCGGTACGCAGAAAGGCCACGGTGTGCGCCTTGCGCCGGGCCCAGGGCGCGGTGCGGTGCTCCGGCTCGCTGAGGGCCACCACCAGGTCGGCGACGCGGTCGCCAAAGGCCCGGCGCAAGGCCGCCTCGGTGATGGCGGTGTCCTCCAGGGTGTCGTGCAGCAGGGCAGCGACGGCCAAATCGGGCGCGACGCCAGCGCGCAGCAGGATCTCGGCCACGCGCAAGGGGTGGATAAGGTAGGGAATGCGCGTCCCCTTGCGGAACTGACCGCGATGCGCCTGCTCGGCAAAGGCCACGGCGCGAAAAAGGCGCTCGTCGGCGGACACGGGCACAGGAACCTCCTTGGGGAACGGTAAAACGACAAATGCGAAGGGCAGGGTACCCTCTCCTCCCTGCCTCAGTCCGGGCTTCGACTTCGGGCTGCGCCCTCCGTTCAGCCAGGCCGTTCGGCGCGCATCGAGAAGGCGCAAAGCTTTGGGCGGTCCCGTAGAGCGGGTTTAGCGGTGTTTGCGCTTGAGGTCGGTCACCTCTTCGGGGGTCAGGTCGGGGACTTCCTCCA encodes the following:
- a CDS encoding DUF554 domain-containing protein, which produces MTGTIINVVTVLVGGTLGLLFGARLPERVRETVVGALGLFTVALGLQMFLKSENAILVLGSLLIGGILGEWWRIETRLSRLGSWLEQRFTPGEAAADPKGSRFVRGFLTASLLFCVGPMAILGSIQDGLTGDYSLLAVKSVMDGFAALAFASTFGPGVLFAALTVLLYQGGLSLGAAQLQNVVTPAMMNEMTAAGGVILLALAVSSLLEIKPLRSGNLLPALAIAPLLVALFGW
- a CDS encoding DsbA family protein, whose translation is MAKPRTRQRRRALKQRKAQEAKRQRIVTMLIIVGVVLLVFAGIIVAQNRQSAQATPTVSAAVVMPERREHPNAEDNAMGAPNAPVTIIEYSDFQCPYCLHFYQQIEPEIIAKEVAQGRVRFIYRTMGDFIGQESLDAAEAAYCAGEQNRFWEYHDMLFVNWQGENVGSFAPDRLMKFAEALGLDMDAFRSCFESHTYRARAMKDKQDGFAAGVRGTPSFVIIAPDGSQQLIEGAFPYTEFHKAIEEALKKQP
- a CDS encoding cob(I)yrinic acid a,c-diamide adenosyltransferase — encoded protein: MNAKSPFYTGTGDQGTTGLLGEGRVPKDDPRIEAVGAVDEVTAVLGVARAHAQAGQTRALLLEVQRDLYRLMAEVAATPENQARFRGITAERVAWLEEQIAALEEEVPPPKAFILPGDSPGGAFLDLARTVVRRAERRVVALWRAGGLENPALAAYLNRLSSLCFVLELLENQAAGVDTTRAKA
- a CDS encoding bifunctional (p)ppGpp synthetase/guanosine-3',5'-bis(diphosphate) 3'-pyrophosphohydrolase — encoded protein: MPVSADERLFRAVAFAEQAHRGQFRKGTRIPYLIHPLRVAEILLRAGVAPDLAVAALLHDTLEDTAITEAALRRAFGDRVADLVVALSEPEHRTAPWARRKAHTVAFLRTAPREVVLLSLADKLDNLRSMAEDLRWVGEALWQRFNAPRAQQEAYYRQLAAVFRQRLLADPGRRLAAEFATLVDEVFA
- a CDS encoding homoserine dehydrogenase, with translation MPTVRLALLGFGSVGQALARLLLRKRDELRQRYNLDFVVTGIATGRHGAAIAPDGLDLEEALRLAEAGERFDALSAVAPPANGIAFVQQVPAEVLFENTPVNYETGEPAVTHLRLALERGMHAITANKGPVVHAYSELTALAQQVGRRFFFESAVMDGAPIFSLFRETLPAAQLRAFRGILNSTTNLILTRMEEQGETLDQAVAYAQSIGIAETDPSGDVDGWDAAVKVAALVTVLMGVPLKPQQVEREGIWGITTAMVAEAKAQGRRWKLVCSARREGDGVVARVRPELVGPESPLFGVRGTSSIVTFQTDVLGDLSIVEEDPGPHTTAYGLLADFLNAVR